In Kogia breviceps isolate mKogBre1 chromosome 7, mKogBre1 haplotype 1, whole genome shotgun sequence, a single window of DNA contains:
- the VPS37C gene encoding vacuolar protein sorting-associated protein 37C isoform X1: MRPLGKMETLKDKTLEELEEMQNDPAAIDRLAQDFPEVQDLQLEREMALATNRSLAEQNLGLQGPLEMGRSNLSDKYQELRKLVERCQGQKAKLEKFTSALQFGALLDLLRIESMKIEEESEAMAEKFLEGEVPLDTFLENFSSMRMLSHLRRVRVEKLQDVMRKPGASLELAGDAPPPRPPPPSLPGPQATPPVAEDQQPPEGPPYPLPYSPSPGLPVGPAAQGALPPAPFPVLSQPSFSYSRPLGPLYPSAQPGPRAAAGYSWSPQRSTPPRPAYPMATAGASGPGYPVAGGRAPGPGYPQQPPYLSTGGKPPYPTQPQPSGPLQLPCPPGPAPPYGFPLPQRPAWPGY; the protein is encoded by the exons GGAAAGATGGAGACCCTGAAAGACAAGACcctggaggagctggaggagatGCAGAATGACCCGGCGGCCATCGACCGGCTGGCCCAAGACTTCCCGGAG GTCCAGGACCTGCAGCTGGAGCGGGAGATGGCGCTGGCCACCAACCGGAGCCTGGCCGAGCAGAACCTGGGGCTCCAGGGTCCCCTGGAGATGGGCCGCTCGAACCTCTCGGACAAGTACCAGGAGCTCCGGAAGCTGGTGGAGCGGTGCCAGGGGCAGAAGGCGAAGCTGG AGAAATTTACCTCGGCACTGCAGTTCGGGGCCTTGCTGGACCTTCTGCGGATAGAAAGCATGAAGATCGAAGAAGAGTCTGAG GCCATGGCAGAGAAGTTCCTGGAGGGCGAGGTGCCCTTGGACACGTTTCTGGAGAACTTCTCCTCCATGAGGATGCTGTCCCATCTGCGCCGGGTTCGCGTGGAGAAGCTCCAGGATGTGATGAGGAAGCCCGGGGCCTCCCTGGAGCTGGCTGGGGacgcccctcctccccgcccgccTCCCCCGTCTCTCCCGGGCCCCCAGGCGACGCCCCCTGTGGCCGAAGATCAGCAGCCGCCGGAGGGCCCTCCCTACCCGTTGCCCTACAGCCCCTCCCCAGGCTTGCCCGTGGGCCCTGCCGCCCAAGGGGCGCTCCCGCCGGCCCCGTTCCCTGTGTTGTCCCAGCCCTCTTTTTCCTACAGCAGGCCTCTGGGTCCCCTGTACCCATCAGCCCAACCAGGACCCAGGGCTGCCGCGGGCTACTCCTGGTCCCCACAGAGGAGCACGCCACCCCGGCCGGCCTATCCCATGGCCACCGCTGGTGCCTCCGGCCCTGGGTACCCCGTGGCGGGGGGCCGGGCCCCCGGACCCGGTTATCCTCAACAGCCCCCCTACCTCTCAACAGGAGGAAAACCTCCGTACCCAACGCAGCCCCAGCCCTCAGGCCCCCTTCAGTTGCCCTGTCCCCCTGGGCCTGCCCCTCCCTATGGGTTTCCACTGCCTCAGCGTCCTGCCTGGCCTGGGTATTAG
- the VPS37C gene encoding vacuolar protein sorting-associated protein 37C isoform X2, with amino-acid sequence METLKDKTLEELEEMQNDPAAIDRLAQDFPEVQDLQLEREMALATNRSLAEQNLGLQGPLEMGRSNLSDKYQELRKLVERCQGQKAKLEKFTSALQFGALLDLLRIESMKIEEESEAMAEKFLEGEVPLDTFLENFSSMRMLSHLRRVRVEKLQDVMRKPGASLELAGDAPPPRPPPPSLPGPQATPPVAEDQQPPEGPPYPLPYSPSPGLPVGPAAQGALPPAPFPVLSQPSFSYSRPLGPLYPSAQPGPRAAAGYSWSPQRSTPPRPAYPMATAGASGPGYPVAGGRAPGPGYPQQPPYLSTGGKPPYPTQPQPSGPLQLPCPPGPAPPYGFPLPQRPAWPGY; translated from the exons ATGGAGACCCTGAAAGACAAGACcctggaggagctggaggagatGCAGAATGACCCGGCGGCCATCGACCGGCTGGCCCAAGACTTCCCGGAG GTCCAGGACCTGCAGCTGGAGCGGGAGATGGCGCTGGCCACCAACCGGAGCCTGGCCGAGCAGAACCTGGGGCTCCAGGGTCCCCTGGAGATGGGCCGCTCGAACCTCTCGGACAAGTACCAGGAGCTCCGGAAGCTGGTGGAGCGGTGCCAGGGGCAGAAGGCGAAGCTGG AGAAATTTACCTCGGCACTGCAGTTCGGGGCCTTGCTGGACCTTCTGCGGATAGAAAGCATGAAGATCGAAGAAGAGTCTGAG GCCATGGCAGAGAAGTTCCTGGAGGGCGAGGTGCCCTTGGACACGTTTCTGGAGAACTTCTCCTCCATGAGGATGCTGTCCCATCTGCGCCGGGTTCGCGTGGAGAAGCTCCAGGATGTGATGAGGAAGCCCGGGGCCTCCCTGGAGCTGGCTGGGGacgcccctcctccccgcccgccTCCCCCGTCTCTCCCGGGCCCCCAGGCGACGCCCCCTGTGGCCGAAGATCAGCAGCCGCCGGAGGGCCCTCCCTACCCGTTGCCCTACAGCCCCTCCCCAGGCTTGCCCGTGGGCCCTGCCGCCCAAGGGGCGCTCCCGCCGGCCCCGTTCCCTGTGTTGTCCCAGCCCTCTTTTTCCTACAGCAGGCCTCTGGGTCCCCTGTACCCATCAGCCCAACCAGGACCCAGGGCTGCCGCGGGCTACTCCTGGTCCCCACAGAGGAGCACGCCACCCCGGCCGGCCTATCCCATGGCCACCGCTGGTGCCTCCGGCCCTGGGTACCCCGTGGCGGGGGGCCGGGCCCCCGGACCCGGTTATCCTCAACAGCCCCCCTACCTCTCAACAGGAGGAAAACCTCCGTACCCAACGCAGCCCCAGCCCTCAGGCCCCCTTCAGTTGCCCTGTCCCCCTGGGCCTGCCCCTCCCTATGGGTTTCCACTGCCTCAGCGTCCTGCCTGGCCTGGGTATTAG
- the VPS37C gene encoding vacuolar protein sorting-associated protein 37C isoform X3 has translation MALATNRSLAEQNLGLQGPLEMGRSNLSDKYQELRKLVERCQGQKAKLEKFTSALQFGALLDLLRIESMKIEEESEAMAEKFLEGEVPLDTFLENFSSMRMLSHLRRVRVEKLQDVMRKPGASLELAGDAPPPRPPPPSLPGPQATPPVAEDQQPPEGPPYPLPYSPSPGLPVGPAAQGALPPAPFPVLSQPSFSYSRPLGPLYPSAQPGPRAAAGYSWSPQRSTPPRPAYPMATAGASGPGYPVAGGRAPGPGYPQQPPYLSTGGKPPYPTQPQPSGPLQLPCPPGPAPPYGFPLPQRPAWPGY, from the exons ATGGCGCTGGCCACCAACCGGAGCCTGGCCGAGCAGAACCTGGGGCTCCAGGGTCCCCTGGAGATGGGCCGCTCGAACCTCTCGGACAAGTACCAGGAGCTCCGGAAGCTGGTGGAGCGGTGCCAGGGGCAGAAGGCGAAGCTGG AGAAATTTACCTCGGCACTGCAGTTCGGGGCCTTGCTGGACCTTCTGCGGATAGAAAGCATGAAGATCGAAGAAGAGTCTGAG GCCATGGCAGAGAAGTTCCTGGAGGGCGAGGTGCCCTTGGACACGTTTCTGGAGAACTTCTCCTCCATGAGGATGCTGTCCCATCTGCGCCGGGTTCGCGTGGAGAAGCTCCAGGATGTGATGAGGAAGCCCGGGGCCTCCCTGGAGCTGGCTGGGGacgcccctcctccccgcccgccTCCCCCGTCTCTCCCGGGCCCCCAGGCGACGCCCCCTGTGGCCGAAGATCAGCAGCCGCCGGAGGGCCCTCCCTACCCGTTGCCCTACAGCCCCTCCCCAGGCTTGCCCGTGGGCCCTGCCGCCCAAGGGGCGCTCCCGCCGGCCCCGTTCCCTGTGTTGTCCCAGCCCTCTTTTTCCTACAGCAGGCCTCTGGGTCCCCTGTACCCATCAGCCCAACCAGGACCCAGGGCTGCCGCGGGCTACTCCTGGTCCCCACAGAGGAGCACGCCACCCCGGCCGGCCTATCCCATGGCCACCGCTGGTGCCTCCGGCCCTGGGTACCCCGTGGCGGGGGGCCGGGCCCCCGGACCCGGTTATCCTCAACAGCCCCCCTACCTCTCAACAGGAGGAAAACCTCCGTACCCAACGCAGCCCCAGCCCTCAGGCCCCCTTCAGTTGCCCTGTCCCCCTGGGCCTGCCCCTCCCTATGGGTTTCCACTGCCTCAGCGTCCTGCCTGGCCTGGGTATTAG